A stretch of Candidatus Bathyarchaeota archaeon DNA encodes these proteins:
- a CDS encoding 2-oxoacid:acceptor oxidoreductase family protein, whose translation MMLGIRIHGRGGQGAVTASRLLADASYRDGKFSQAIPMYGTERRGAPLVAFVRIDDIRVRERELVHEPDIVIVLDPLLSKEQSVASGIKKGGLLIVNSHLPPEKVPIAGDIRIASVDATKIALETLKRPITNTAILGAFSKVVGFPSMESIETSIHNQFPGRIGEMNIVAIRQSYSEASLPVQATHKEAELDAPEVGVPGYGVLKDVSSWRVFTPIIDLDQCTGCKACWLFCPETAIKWENLLPEIEYRKCKGCGICVEECNVKCISFERVLV comes from the coding sequence ATGATGTTAGGTATCAGAATACACGGCAGGGGCGGCCAGGGGGCTGTAACAGCATCAAGACTGCTGGCTGACGCATCCTACAGGGACGGCAAGTTTTCCCAGGCGATCCCAATGTACGGCACCGAGAGACGGGGAGCCCCCCTAGTCGCCTTCGTTAGGATCGATGACATCCGAGTAAGGGAGCGTGAACTGGTCCACGAACCTGATATTGTAATTGTTCTTGACCCTCTGCTGAGCAAAGAGCAGAGCGTGGCATCTGGGATTAAGAAAGGCGGACTCCTTATCGTTAACTCCCATCTGCCTCCGGAGAAGGTACCGATAGCCGGAGACATCAGAATCGCCTCGGTTGATGCTACGAAGATCGCACTTGAGACCTTGAAACGCCCCATAACAAATACTGCGATTCTGGGTGCCTTCAGTAAGGTTGTCGGTTTCCCCTCTATGGAATCTATAGAGACGTCTATCCACAACCAGTTTCCTGGGAGGATCGGGGAGATGAACATCGTAGCCATCCGCCAGTCATATTCTGAGGCTAGTCTTCCTGTGCAGGCTACTCATAAGGAAGCAGAACTTGATGCGCCTGAGGTCGGAGTCCCCGGTTATGGGGTTCTTAAAGACGTCTCTTCATGGAGGGTCTTTACCCCCATTATCGATCTAGACCAATGTACAGGGTGTAAGGCATGCTGGCTCTTCTGCCCTGAGACCGCTATAAAATGGGAGAACCTCCTACCGGAGATCGAGTACCGTAAGTGTAAAGGCTGTGGAATCTGCGTTGAGGAGTGCAACGTTAAGTGCATTTCGTTCGAGAGGGTCCTTGTATAG
- a CDS encoding thiamine pyrophosphate-dependent enzyme yields MSQRINRFQIPMEEITITPGSACSGCGASLAARLVFKAIGPNAIRHRIPSCPDAVTSHPMASSVFEGGGAMLTGTWRALKAIGRTDVQVVGLFGDGGTYDIGFQGISAAAERNENVWVIVKDNEAYMNTGNQRSGSTPIFSYTSTTPVGSVIKGKQMRKKNIAKIFAAHGIPYLATASVAYPEDLISKINYGKTVEGFKMLIIHAPCPVGWRFDEAKTIEIARLVVQTGIWPLFEIIDGERFKLNYKPRELKPVTEYLKPQARFRHLTDDNISVIQEETAKEWMTLLKSEELGRVLL; encoded by the coding sequence ATGAGTCAGAGAATCAACAGATTTCAGATACCCATGGAGGAGATCACCATCACCCCTGGCAGCGCGTGCTCGGGATGCGGTGCTTCCCTCGCTGCGAGGCTCGTGTTCAAGGCTATTGGCCCCAATGCTATCAGGCACAGGATTCCCAGCTGCCCCGATGCCGTCACCAGCCACCCTATGGCAAGCTCAGTGTTCGAGGGAGGTGGTGCAATGCTCACAGGTACGTGGAGGGCCCTAAAGGCTATAGGAAGGACAGACGTCCAAGTGGTGGGCCTCTTCGGAGACGGTGGAACTTATGACATTGGATTTCAGGGTATATCAGCAGCCGCCGAAAGGAACGAGAACGTCTGGGTCATTGTAAAGGACAATGAGGCTTATATGAACACGGGGAACCAGAGGAGCGGGTCGACTCCCATTTTCTCCTATACCTCGACTACTCCAGTAGGATCGGTGATAAAGGGGAAGCAGATGAGGAAGAAGAATATCGCAAAGATCTTTGCAGCCCATGGGATACCCTACCTTGCAACTGCCTCGGTGGCATACCCCGAGGACCTCATCTCTAAGATCAACTACGGGAAGACGGTGGAAGGCTTTAAGATGCTCATCATCCATGCCCCTTGTCCCGTAGGGTGGCGCTTCGACGAAGCCAAGACCATCGAAATAGCCCGCCTCGTGGTCCAGACCGGCATCTGGCCTCTCTTTGAGATCATTGACGGCGAGAGATTCAAGCTGAACTATAAACCTAGGGAGCTGAAGCCTGTAACTGAGTACTTGAAGCCACAGGCGAGGTTCAGGCACCTCACCGACGATAACATCTCCGTGATCCAGGAGGAGACCGCAAAGGAGTGGATGACTCTCCTTAAATCTGAAGAGCTCGGACGAGTTCTACTATAA
- a CDS encoding formylmethanofuran dehydrogenase subunit A — translation MGDLRIKGGYVYDPLNGVDGDAMDVLISGGKVVEKVDRNAKVIDAKGKIVMAGGVDIHSHIAGSKINIGRLMRPEDHRRDVVPRTTVTRAGVGYSCPSTFITGYRYAQMGYTVVMEPAMSPMGARHVHEELNDTPIIDNGAFTLFGNNHFTLKYVKEGDIEKLKAFVSWLLKATKGYAIKLVNPGGVENWKWGSNVGGLDDLVYNYEVSPRRIITMLAQANEELGLPHTINLHCNNLGVPGNCETTIKTMEAVKGIKPADGRRATVHVVHCQFNSLDGDNWMNVKSGAKKVAKYVNANEHVTIDLGQVIFTDTTTMTGDGPWQFRLWNITGNKWVNSDVEMEAGAGVVPYSFEKDNPTNAIQWGIGLELALLIEDPWRVYMTTDHPNGGPFTFYPTVIAWLMSRQARTDIMREMNKSVLRRTTLPNIYREYSFGEIATVTRAAPAKALGLDDKGHLGVNSDGDVSVYHLDPTTWRPSMYKDLEKALTRAAYTIKGGEIVVKDGEVTATPLGSTFWVDSWVPEKLKAEVMKEIKEDFENYYTVGFRNYPVEDTYLPRGVPLKSNGKWI, via the coding sequence ATAGGAGACCTAAGGATCAAGGGCGGATATGTCTACGATCCACTGAACGGTGTCGATGGAGATGCAATGGACGTGCTCATCAGTGGCGGGAAGGTCGTGGAGAAAGTAGACAGAAACGCCAAGGTCATAGATGCTAAAGGGAAGATTGTGATGGCGGGGGGCGTGGACATCCATAGCCACATTGCGGGCTCCAAGATCAATATAGGGCGTCTTATGCGCCCCGAGGACCACAGAAGGGACGTGGTCCCTAGGACCACGGTGACTCGGGCTGGGGTGGGATATAGCTGTCCTAGCACATTTATCACCGGTTACAGGTACGCCCAGATGGGTTACACAGTAGTGATGGAGCCTGCGATGTCCCCTATGGGAGCCCGCCATGTCCATGAAGAGCTCAACGACACACCAATAATCGATAATGGGGCATTCACCCTGTTTGGGAATAACCACTTCACTCTAAAATACGTCAAAGAGGGGGACATCGAAAAGCTCAAGGCTTTCGTCTCCTGGCTCCTCAAGGCCACGAAGGGGTACGCTATTAAGCTTGTGAACCCGGGAGGCGTCGAAAACTGGAAGTGGGGCAGCAACGTCGGGGGTCTAGACGACCTGGTCTACAATTATGAGGTCTCACCAAGACGGATCATAACGATGCTGGCCCAGGCGAACGAAGAGTTAGGGCTACCCCACACCATCAATCTGCACTGCAATAATCTAGGGGTGCCGGGGAACTGTGAGACCACCATCAAAACTATGGAGGCCGTGAAGGGGATTAAGCCAGCTGACGGGAGGAGGGCGACGGTCCACGTGGTACACTGTCAGTTCAACTCCCTGGATGGAGATAACTGGATGAATGTAAAATCTGGGGCCAAAAAGGTGGCAAAATACGTCAACGCCAATGAACACGTAACCATCGACCTAGGTCAGGTTATATTCACGGACACCACGACGATGACAGGGGACGGTCCCTGGCAGTTTAGGCTATGGAACATCACTGGAAATAAGTGGGTTAACAGTGATGTGGAGATGGAGGCTGGCGCAGGAGTCGTCCCATACAGCTTCGAGAAAGACAATCCAACCAATGCTATCCAATGGGGCATCGGGCTGGAGCTGGCTCTCCTCATTGAAGATCCGTGGAGGGTCTACATGACCACAGACCACCCTAACGGAGGGCCCTTCACATTCTACCCAACTGTGATCGCCTGGCTCATGAGTCGTCAGGCCCGTACCGACATCATGAGGGAGATGAACAAGTCGGTACTCCGTAGGACCACACTCCCAAACATTTACAGGGAGTACTCCTTCGGCGAAATCGCCACGGTTACTCGGGCCGCCCCCGCGAAAGCCCTTGGACTCGATGACAAGGGCCACTTAGGAGTTAACTCCGATGGAGACGTCTCCGTCTATCATCTGGATCCCACGACCTGGAGGCCCTCAATGTACAAGGACCTTGAGAAGGCCCTAACACGGGCAGCATATACCATCAAGGGAGGCGAGATCGTGGTAAAAGACGGCGAAGTCACGGCCACACCCTTAGGCTCCACCTTCTGGGTGGACTCTTGGGTGCCGGAGAAACTGAAGGCAGAAGTGATGAAGGAGATCAAGGAAGATTTCGAAAATTACTACACGGTGGGATTCAGGAACTATCCGGTGGAGGATACATACCTCCCAAGAGGGGTCCCTTTGAAGTCTAATGGAAAGTGGATCTGA
- a CDS encoding molybdopterin dinucleotide binding domain-containing protein has protein sequence MEKIKVILNSGRTSQQGVGLEIGKTSEEYFRSVTYIELGTADAGMLGIGEGDPVKIETAHGSVVVSARVSAKLEPGSSFFPYSLWANQVFGSETYGTGVPDFKGVEAEVSSSVTGVLSLTDLIATLKEET, from the coding sequence ATGGAGAAGATCAAAGTCATCCTCAATAGCGGCAGGACCTCCCAGCAAGGTGTAGGCCTCGAGATAGGGAAGACATCTGAAGAGTACTTTAGGAGCGTTACTTACATCGAGCTAGGTACTGCGGATGCTGGAATGCTCGGGATCGGGGAAGGTGATCCCGTCAAGATCGAGACGGCCCACGGCTCCGTGGTCGTATCCGCAAGGGTCTCCGCTAAACTGGAGCCTGGGTCCTCCTTTTTTCCGTATAGCCTCTGGGCAAATCAGGTCTTCGGCTCAGAGACTTATGGAACAGGGGTTCCTGACTTCAAGGGGGTTGAGGCTGAGGTTAGTTCATCCGTGACGGGGGTCTTGTCTCTGACTGACCTCATCGCGACCCTGAAGGAGGAGACCTAA
- a CDS encoding formylmethanofuran dehydrogenase subunit B, with protein sequence MAVITDVVCTFCGCLCDDLEVTVEGNKIKKTKNACTVSRAKFMSHNMNRINISSVGGKESSLDNAIEMAALTLASAKRPIIYGLSSTECGAVASCVELAEITGGVLDNTSSVCHGPTILALQQVGESKASLGEVKNRADLVVFWGANPSDSHIRHFVRYSVTPKGLYIPDGRRGRYIVSLDVRETKTSRIADQFVKVDHGGDFELLLALRAVVRGSKITEDVSGVPAEVIRVLVKRMKKAKMGVIFFGLGLTQSEGRHMNIDAAVGLVSELNHHTKFVLTPMRGHFNVAGANAVTTWQTGYPYAVDFARGYPRYNPGEYTAVDMLARGEPDAAIIIASDPVSTFPSDAAKHLAKIPTITLDQKVTPTTMLSKVVIPVATAGIEVAGTAYRMDGFSLSLKKVVEPHTGIKSDREVLEMIIKRVKSLKEDT encoded by the coding sequence ATGGCGGTCATCACTGATGTCGTCTGTACTTTCTGTGGCTGCCTCTGCGACGACCTTGAGGTCACGGTAGAGGGGAATAAGATCAAGAAGACCAAAAATGCTTGTACCGTCTCCCGAGCCAAGTTCATGAGTCACAATATGAACCGTATAAATATCTCCTCTGTTGGGGGGAAGGAGTCCTCCCTAGATAACGCTATTGAAATGGCTGCGTTGACCCTCGCCTCCGCCAAGAGGCCAATCATCTATGGTCTCAGTTCTACAGAGTGCGGCGCTGTTGCCTCCTGCGTAGAGCTCGCGGAAATCACGGGCGGAGTTCTCGATAACACCAGCTCCGTCTGCCACGGACCCACAATCCTCGCGCTTCAGCAGGTGGGAGAGTCCAAAGCTAGCCTTGGAGAAGTAAAGAACAGGGCCGATCTCGTCGTGTTCTGGGGGGCTAATCCAAGTGATTCTCATATCCGGCACTTTGTGCGCTACTCCGTGACACCAAAGGGACTCTATATTCCTGATGGAAGGAGGGGCCGTTATATCGTCTCGTTGGACGTCCGGGAGACTAAGACATCCAGGATCGCCGACCAGTTTGTCAAGGTAGACCACGGAGGTGACTTTGAGCTCCTCTTAGCCCTTAGGGCTGTTGTGAGGGGCAGCAAGATCACAGAAGATGTCTCAGGGGTCCCCGCAGAAGTGATTAGAGTTCTCGTGAAGAGAATGAAAAAAGCTAAGATGGGCGTGATCTTCTTCGGACTCGGGCTTACTCAGAGTGAAGGGAGACACATGAATATTGATGCTGCTGTGGGCCTCGTCTCCGAGCTCAATCATCACACCAAGTTCGTTCTCACGCCGATGCGAGGCCACTTTAATGTCGCCGGGGCCAATGCCGTCACCACCTGGCAGACAGGCTACCCCTATGCCGTCGACTTTGCCAGGGGATATCCTCGCTACAACCCAGGGGAATACACTGCCGTGGACATGCTCGCGAGAGGAGAACCCGATGCAGCGATCATTATTGCGTCGGACCCCGTATCGACATTCCCCTCCGATGCGGCAAAGCACCTTGCTAAGATCCCCACGATCACCCTAGACCAAAAAGTCACACCTACAACTATGTTAAGCAAGGTAGTAATTCCCGTGGCCACTGCCGGCATCGAGGTCGCGGGCACTGCTTATCGGATGGATGGATTTAGCCTGAGTCTGAAGAAAGTTGTTGAGCCCCATACCGGTATAAAATCAGACAGAGAGGTGCTGGAGATGATAATAAAGAGGGTAAAGTCTCTCAAGGAGGATACCTGA
- the porA gene encoding pyruvate ferredoxin oxidoreductase translates to MSFEVMVGNKATATAVKLARVNVASAFPVTPQTTITEYLSDMIANGELDAELVNVEGELSSHVVVQAASRVGARTFVCTSGPGQLYMHHPMHQTSSDRLPVVMATVHRGNKSMQPDHTDLMSQLWTGWIQLYVEHNQEALDTCLMAYKIAEDERVRLPVVFGYDGYVLSYTAEPVEIPQQEDVDEWLPPNRPMPSILPDEVDSNSFGMNIRENDPQMRWKVHHEAILDTKDIITEVNESFGKKFGRNYGNGLIEEYKTDGVEAFIVAMGSLAGTARAAVDRLQNDGNSVGLLKLKCFVPFPTEEIQKLAANVGAIGMIDRNVCLGHGGAAYTQIRNAIYDIKDRPSVLEFFAGMGGKEVRVDDIYNIGLKTLNAAKDDKVHTAEVWV, encoded by the coding sequence ATGTCATTTGAAGTAATGGTTGGAAACAAAGCCACCGCCACTGCGGTGAAGCTAGCAAGGGTCAATGTTGCATCCGCGTTCCCTGTCACACCCCAAACCACCATTACCGAGTATCTTTCAGACATGATTGCAAACGGGGAGCTGGATGCAGAGTTAGTCAACGTTGAGGGGGAGCTCAGCTCTCACGTCGTTGTCCAAGCCGCATCTAGGGTCGGAGCCCGCACCTTCGTTTGTACCTCTGGCCCAGGGCAGCTATATATGCATCACCCGATGCACCAGACCTCATCAGATAGACTCCCGGTAGTCATGGCCACAGTTCACAGGGGAAACAAGAGCATGCAGCCAGATCATACTGACCTCATGTCCCAACTTTGGACGGGGTGGATACAGCTTTACGTGGAGCACAACCAGGAAGCTTTGGACACCTGTCTTATGGCCTACAAGATCGCCGAGGATGAACGGGTCCGGCTGCCAGTTGTCTTCGGATACGACGGATACGTCCTGAGTTACACGGCTGAGCCTGTGGAGATCCCCCAACAAGAGGACGTGGACGAATGGCTGCCACCCAACAGGCCTATGCCAAGTATTCTTCCTGACGAGGTCGACTCAAATAGCTTCGGTATGAACATCAGGGAAAACGACCCCCAAATGCGTTGGAAGGTCCATCATGAGGCGATTTTGGATACCAAGGATATTATCACTGAGGTCAACGAGAGCTTTGGAAAAAAGTTCGGGCGAAATTACGGCAACGGGCTCATCGAGGAGTACAAGACGGATGGTGTGGAAGCCTTTATTGTTGCTATGGGATCCCTCGCGGGAACTGCTAGAGCAGCTGTGGATAGGCTCCAAAACGATGGTAATAGTGTCGGGCTTCTTAAGCTCAAATGCTTTGTGCCCTTCCCCACAGAGGAAATCCAGAAACTCGCTGCGAATGTTGGTGCTATAGGCATGATCGATAGAAATGTTTGCCTTGGCCATGGTGGGGCCGCATATACACAGATTAGGAACGCTATATATGATATTAAGGACAGGCCTTCCGTGCTTGAGTTCTTCGCAGGGATGGGGGGAAAGGAGGTCCGGGTGGATGATATCTACAATATCGGCTTGAAGACGCTAAATGCCGCAAAAGACGATAAGGTACATACCGCTGAGGTGTGGGTTTAA
- a CDS encoding DUF1385 domain-containing protein: MAKSTGKKEQSLAFGGQALIEGIMMRSGDHVVICVRQPDGGISTYNQEINSRVKQGRVLGLPFIRGIIILFETMYFGIKGIFHSANVALDDDEEFTWKEYVLVLVAVVGMIGFFMVTPFLLANYLGLTGFFLNITESAVRLTLFGLYLFFVSRWGEFRRVLQYHGAEHKAINAHEAGANMDTETVAEFSRLNPRCGTSFLFIVMIISILVFSVLPRSSFMMRIAYRIILIPVLGAISYEVLKVSDKYRDSPVMQLVITPGLAMQRLTTQEPEPSMIEVALAALKEVKRLNKIDPSG; the protein is encoded by the coding sequence ATGGCTAAATCTACTGGAAAGAAGGAGCAGTCCCTTGCGTTCGGCGGCCAAGCCCTCATTGAGGGAATAATGATGCGATCAGGCGACCATGTGGTGATATGCGTCAGACAGCCCGATGGCGGTATCTCTACCTACAACCAGGAGATAAACTCAAGGGTAAAGCAGGGACGGGTACTGGGGCTCCCCTTCATACGTGGAATCATTATCCTCTTCGAGACCATGTACTTTGGGATCAAAGGAATATTCCACTCAGCTAATGTGGCCCTGGATGATGATGAAGAATTCACCTGGAAGGAGTACGTACTAGTTTTAGTTGCTGTGGTCGGCATGATCGGCTTCTTCATGGTGACCCCCTTCCTCCTAGCCAACTATCTCGGCTTAACCGGGTTCTTCCTCAACATCACCGAGTCCGCAGTACGCCTCACACTCTTCGGGCTATACCTCTTCTTCGTCTCTCGGTGGGGGGAGTTTAGGAGGGTGCTTCAATACCATGGGGCGGAGCATAAAGCTATCAATGCCCATGAGGCAGGGGCCAACATGGACACCGAGACCGTTGCTGAGTTCTCGAGGCTCAACCCCCGGTGCGGGACCAGCTTCCTCTTCATTGTGATGATCATCAGCATTCTGGTCTTCTCGGTTCTCCCCCGGTCTAGCTTCATGATGAGGATCGCCTACAGGATAATCCTTATTCCCGTCTTGGGGGCCATATCATATGAAGTTCTGAAAGTCAGCGATAAGTACCGAGACTCCCCCGTCATGCAGCTGGTCATAACCCCAGGTCTCGCCATGCAGCGCCTCACCACCCAGGAACCGGAGCCCAGCATGATCGAGGTAGCCTTGGCGGCTCTGAAGGAGGTAAAGAGACTCAATAAGATCGATCCCAGTGGATGA
- a CDS encoding RimK family alpha-L-glutamate ligase: MKTGIVASDPKEWHVERLMSELKARGAEAYILPATRFRSGVGLKPGLSVRGYSIDDYDAIIVRKVPGGTAERVFYRMDTLHRLEDLGVYVLNSADAIEIAVDKYYTSARLEDTGIKTPRTVVTESFDEAMKAFSELGGDVVVKPLFGSLGLGISRVSHEDVAYRIFRALELTHGVYYIQEYIPHGNEDIRAFVIGGEVVASMKRMANDWKTNISAGGRAEPYDLEEELVILSVEASAAVGLEYSGVDILRSEDDGESYVIELNSTPGWQGLQSVTEKDITALVVDYLLSKMQ; the protein is encoded by the coding sequence TTGAAGACAGGAATAGTCGCGTCAGATCCAAAAGAGTGGCACGTTGAAAGACTTATGTCCGAGCTCAAAGCGAGGGGCGCTGAGGCCTACATTCTCCCCGCCACCCGTTTCCGGTCAGGGGTTGGGCTGAAGCCAGGACTCTCGGTCCGAGGCTATTCCATTGATGACTATGACGCCATTATCGTCCGCAAAGTCCCCGGAGGAACTGCTGAGCGGGTCTTTTACAGGATGGACACCCTCCACCGCCTTGAAGACTTAGGGGTCTACGTCCTCAACTCGGCTGATGCTATCGAGATCGCCGTAGACAAATACTACACCTCTGCCCGACTCGAAGACACCGGAATCAAGACCCCCCGGACAGTTGTGACAGAGAGTTTTGACGAAGCGATGAAAGCCTTCAGTGAGTTGGGAGGAGACGTCGTGGTAAAGCCCCTTTTCGGAAGCCTTGGATTGGGGATAAGTCGGGTTAGCCATGAGGACGTCGCCTATAGAATATTCAGGGCCCTTGAGCTGACCCATGGAGTCTACTACATTCAGGAATACATCCCCCATGGTAACGAGGATATACGGGCCTTTGTCATCGGTGGGGAGGTTGTTGCATCCATGAAGCGGATGGCGAACGACTGGAAGACCAATATCTCAGCGGGAGGTCGAGCTGAGCCATATGACCTCGAGGAGGAGTTGGTTATTCTCAGCGTTGAGGCGTCAGCAGCGGTAGGCCTAGAGTACTCCGGCGTTGATATCCTCCGGTCAGAGGACGACGGCGAGTCATATGTCATTGAGCTTAACAGCACACCAGGATGGCAGGGACTCCAATCCGTCACGGAGAAGGACATTACCGCGTTGGTTGTGGACTATCTTCTATCCAAAATGCAGTAA
- the fhcD gene encoding formylmethanofuran--tetrahydromethanopterin N-formyltransferase: protein MSFALNGVDIEDTFAEGFRMWGARIIITAKNLKWANIAAREMTGFATSVIACDCEAGIEREIPSEETPNGRPGVSVIIFGFSKKRLSKSMLNRIGQCVLTCPTTAIFNGIPEEEADDMLDVGTSLRFFGDGYQVKMRMGDGWGKRQRFWRIPVMAGEFLVEAKFGAVKAVAGGNFLVMGENEDVTLEASERAVEAILKVPGVIAPFPGGLCRSGSKVGSTYAFLKASTNTPFCPTIKHTFPDSQVPVGCNSVIEVILNGLDEPSVIKAMAAGIRAATEVGGVKWITAVNFGGKLGKFKLGLREALGVE from the coding sequence ATGAGCTTCGCGCTAAACGGCGTAGATATCGAGGATACCTTTGCTGAAGGTTTTAGGATGTGGGGCGCCAGGATTATTATCACCGCGAAGAATCTGAAATGGGCGAACATCGCTGCAAGGGAGATGACAGGGTTCGCGACAAGTGTTATCGCGTGCGACTGCGAGGCCGGGATAGAGCGGGAGATCCCCTCTGAGGAGACCCCCAACGGACGTCCCGGGGTCTCTGTGATTATCTTTGGGTTCTCCAAGAAACGGCTTTCAAAGTCGATGCTCAACAGGATTGGGCAATGTGTGCTCACCTGCCCCACCACTGCGATCTTTAACGGGATCCCAGAGGAAGAGGCAGATGACATGCTTGACGTGGGAACGAGCCTCAGGTTCTTCGGAGACGGATATCAGGTTAAGATGAGGATGGGGGACGGATGGGGAAAGCGCCAGCGGTTCTGGAGGATCCCGGTGATGGCGGGAGAGTTCCTAGTAGAAGCCAAGTTTGGGGCAGTGAAAGCCGTGGCCGGAGGCAACTTTCTGGTGATGGGGGAGAACGAGGATGTAACTCTAGAGGCCTCGGAGAGGGCGGTTGAGGCGATCTTGAAAGTTCCAGGGGTTATCGCCCCGTTCCCCGGGGGGCTTTGTAGGAGCGGGAGCAAGGTAGGGAGTACCTATGCCTTCCTGAAGGCATCCACCAACACCCCATTCTGTCCCACAATCAAGCACACCTTCCCAGACTCCCAGGTCCCCGTTGGATGCAACTCGGTCATTGAGGTAATCCTCAATGGCCTCGACGAGCCCTCTGTGATAAAGGCCATGGCGGCAGGTATAAGGGCCGCAACTGAAGTGGGTGGTGTGAAGTGGATCACCGCCGTCAACTTTGGGGGGAAGCTAGGGAAATTCAAGTTAGGGCTGAGGGAGGCCCTGGGGGTGGAGTAG
- a CDS encoding formylmethanofuran dehydrogenase subunit C, with the protein MKELKLKPKNLTDLSMEAEVITPDSVIGKTIKEVRSLPVYIGNTIQMLEDYFYVNGKTAEISSDQLISIQGECENVKYIGYGMTAGHIIVEGSVGMHVGAKMEGGKLIVTGSASNWAGAEMKGGLLKIHKDAGHQLGAAYRGGTKGITGGVIIVGGGVGLEAGAFMRRGMLVIQGNAAPFLGVHMNGGEIFVFGRVAKRVGAGAKGNGGFIACFGGVDSLLPTYVYDGTFRPDFMKLYLRQLRDQFGIKSAGKYLDTSFRRYRGDNAVGGNGEILITET; encoded by the coding sequence ATAAAAGAACTCAAACTTAAGCCGAAAAATCTAACTGATCTGTCCATGGAAGCTGAGGTTATCACCCCCGACTCAGTGATTGGGAAAACCATCAAGGAGGTCCGCTCACTCCCTGTCTACATTGGTAACACTATTCAAATGCTCGAAGACTACTTCTACGTGAATGGAAAAACAGCTGAGATATCGTCCGACCAACTAATCTCAATCCAAGGGGAGTGTGAAAACGTCAAGTACATCGGTTATGGTATGACGGCTGGTCACATAATCGTAGAGGGTAGCGTCGGGATGCATGTTGGGGCTAAGATGGAGGGAGGGAAGCTGATTGTAACGGGCTCTGCATCTAACTGGGCCGGGGCCGAGATGAAGGGGGGGCTTCTGAAGATCCATAAAGATGCGGGTCACCAGCTCGGAGCGGCCTACCGAGGTGGCACCAAGGGAATAACAGGGGGGGTAATCATCGTGGGTGGAGGTGTAGGCTTAGAAGCCGGGGCCTTCATGCGCCGGGGGATGCTCGTGATTCAGGGGAATGCTGCCCCCTTCCTAGGAGTCCATATGAACGGGGGTGAAATATTCGTCTTTGGGAGGGTCGCGAAGAGGGTTGGGGCTGGGGCAAAAGGGAACGGGGGATTTATTGCCTGCTTCGGAGGGGTTGATTCCCTCTTACCCACTTACGTTTATGATGGCACTTTCCGCCCTGACTTTATGAAACTCTACCTACGACAGCTTCGAGACCAATTTGGGATCAAGTCAGCCGGGAAGTACCTAGATACCTCTTTCAGGAGATATCGAGGGGATAACGCGGTAGGCGGAAACGGGGAGATATTGATAACTGAAACATAA